The Montipora foliosa isolate CH-2021 chromosome 14, ASM3666993v2, whole genome shotgun sequence genome window below encodes:
- the LOC137985031 gene encoding uncharacterized protein, which produces MTSYEQFTGVLQQLPGLEEIILGYNLGGVRPSLRSTFSPGGRAFELKLGMDLLRGLNCFAAKLTSISLIHVALVEAHFKALISNPNIQVLTLASIYIASRGIQDNQETKSVGCPSLTSLEVTDCPLVVTETLLSWIFPGSAHNETLTSLNVTRCHVSSFFTILPRLPALTKLNLTGTRLPGNLSEVVHILTKLEWVDLNGSTRIRGEELGELSKFVGKTLRYLGLAGLSVTDAQLRNVAPMFPALRTLDLSGCTGISDALLVEWYIKHDEKQWPRLRKLILKNCENITQEVVKSTRLRTRNQLLIDM; this is translated from the exons ATGACATCATATGAACAATTCACTGGTGTCCTGCAACAACTACCGGGGCTAGAGGAAATAATACTTGGATACAATTTGGGTGGAGTGAGACCTTCTCTACGCTCGACTTTTTCTCCAGGTGGAAGGGCTTTCGAACTAAAG TTGGGGATGGATCTACTGAGAGGTCTTAATTGCTTTGCTGCCAAACTAACAAGTATTTCACTTATACATGTGGCTCTTGTGGAGGCCCATTTTAAGGCTCTGATATCAAATCCAAATATACAAGTATTAACTCTGGCCTCCATTTACATTGCCAGTAGAGGTATTCAag ATAATCAAGAAACAAAGTCCGTTGGTTGTCCCAGTTTGACCTCGCTAGAAGTAACTGACTGTCCGCTGGTCGTGACAGAGACTTTACTCTCTTGGATATTTCCCGGCTCCGCGCATAACGAGACCCTAACCAGCCTAAATGTAACTCGCTGTCATGTCTCCTCGTTCTTCACAATCCTTCCCAGACTACCAGCTTTGACAAAGCTAAATTTGACTGGCACAAGGCTCCCTGGAAACCTTTCAGAAGTTGTCCACATTTTGACAAAGTTGGAGTGGGTGGATTTGAACGGCTCCACGAGGATAAGAGGCGAAGAACTTGGTGAACTTTCCAAGTTTGTTGGCAAGACCTTGCGTTACTTGGGTTTGGCGGGATTGAGTGTAACGGATGCTCAGTTGAGAAATGTGGCTCCCATGTTTCCTGCTCTAAGAACGCTTGATCTCAGTGGGTGCACGGGAATCTCTGATGCTCTCCTCGTGGAGTGGTACATCAAACACGATGAAAAACAGTGGCCGAGATTGAGAAAGCTTATTCTAAAAAACTGTGAAAACATAACTCAAGAGGTCGTGAAATCTACTCGACTTAGAACAAGAAATCAACTCTTGATTGATATGTGA
- the LOC137985233 gene encoding WD repeat and HMG-box DNA-binding protein 1-like — protein sequence MNLANRLDTLARKKACLEDDDLQQSGQAVRRGHKVSQPKRHGRSGRTVSRQTEQVEFLYSPLKIMLKVNGFNLWYEENKGTLAEAEPELSDTELVKVAMRKWKSLGEEEKAEWNKRAKEEATSGAEQDELKKRKRKTCDDENEDTSNKLNQAKKAKELKAGGATSKLAGFVYKKD from the exons ATGAACCTGGCAAATCGGCTTGATACCTTAGCGCGCAAAAAGGCCTGCCTAGAGGATGACGATTTGCAGCAGTCTGGTCAGGCAGTCAGACGAGGTCACAAGGTATCGCAACCAAAGAGGCATGGGCGATCTGGTCGGACTGTGTCAAGACAAACAGAACAGGTTgaattcttatattcaccgctgaaaattatgcTAAAAG TCAATGGCTTTAACCTCTGGtatgaagaaaataaaggaacTTTGGCAGAAGCCGAACCCGAACTAAGCGATACGGAGCTGGTCAAAGTCGCTATGCGAAAATGGAAGTCACTCGGAGAAGAAGAAAAGGCCGAATGGAATAAAAGAGCAAAAGAGGAAGCTACAAGCGGAGCTGAACAGGACGagttaaagaaaaggaaacgcAAAACCTGCGATGATGAGAATGAGGACACTAGCAACAAACTGAATCAAGCCAAGAAGGCTAAGGAATTAAAGGCTGGTGGAGCGACATCCAAGTTAGCTGGGTTTGTTTACAAAAAAGACTGA